AGCTAACAATACACCCTTTATCTGTAGTAATGGTTACCGAAAAGTTTAATGGATAGTCACCAGCATTAATACTGTTATTTAGTACGTACTGCGAAACATTAAAAGTGCTCTGGTTACTACCTACTTCTTCATTATCTGTATTAAACCATGTGTACGAAGCCGTACTAGCATCAAACGAATTGTTTAAAGCTTCTACTTCTAGTACGTAATTCTGACCGAAAGTAGTGTCTGTACAACCTTCAATAGTTGTTGCTACAGGCGTATCAGGTAGGTCGTTTACAATAATAGTATCAGTTACCGATGTACATCCATTACTGCTTCTTACTGTAATGGTATAGGTACCAGATGTTACTGTAAAGAATCTTGTATCTTGAAATGTTGTGCCATCAATACTGTACTTAATGTTTGCGCCTATAGGAGCAGTAACCTCTATAACACCGTTGGTTGTTGTACATGTTGGTTGTGTTACCGTAGTAGTTGCAATTTCAGGTACATCGGGTGCGTTGTTTATAACAATACTTGCTGTTTCCGAAATACAGTTCCCCTCATTTCTTACGGTAACGATATAAACGCCTTCCGCTACAGTAAATGTTGGTGCATCCTGGAAATCTATACCATTTATGCTGTACTGTAGGTTATTGCCTAATGGTGCAGTAATTTCTATAATTCCTTCTGGTATTGTACAGTTTGGTTGTGTTACTATTACGGAAGCAACATCTGGTGTGCCTGGTGCTGGATTTACAATAATACCTTCTGAGATAGAGGTACAACCATCGTTATTTCGTACAGTAACATTATATGTACCTGCTGGAACTGTAAACGTTGTTGCTGCTTGGAAGTCTGTACCGTTAATACTGTACTCTAAATCTGCACCTAGCGGAGTAGTAACCTCTATAGTTCCGCTTGGTGTTGTACAGTCACCTTGTGTAACTGTTACAGTAGCTGGTGCTGGACCATCTGGAACAGGGTTTATAACAATATTTCCAGTTACTGATATACATGCACTTGCATTTCTTACGGTAACATTGTATGTTCCTGCTGGAACTGTAAACGTTGTTCCTGCTTGGAAGTCTGTACCGTTAATACTGTACTCTAAATCGGCACCTATTGGAGCAGTAATCTCAATAGTTCCGTTTGGCTCGGTACATGTTGGCTGTGTTAGTGTTGTTGTTGCTACGGCAGGAGCATCTGGTACTGGGTTAATAACGATGTTTCCAGTTACTGATGTACATCCTGCTGAGTTTTGTACTGTAACGTTATATGTACCTGGCGCCACTGTAAATGTGGTTCCTAATTGGAAGTCTACACCATTGATACTATAAAACATTACATCGGCTATCGGAGCAGTAACCTCAATAGTTCCGTTAGGCTCGGTACACGTAGGTTGTGTTACAGTTGTTGTAGCTATGGCTGGTGCATTTGGCGCGCTATCAATAACAATATCTCCAGTTACCGATGTACATCCATCAGCATTCATTACAGTTATGTTATATGTACCTGCAGCAGCAGTAAATGTAGTTCCTGTTTGGAAGTCTGTACCGTTAATACTGTACTCTAGAGCTGCACCTATTGGAGCAGTTATTTCAATAGTTCCGTTTGTTTCGGTACATGTTGGTTGTGTTAGGGTAGTAGTTGCTATGGCTGGTGCATTTGGCACTGGGTTAATAACGATGTCTCCAGTTACCGATGTACAACTATCAGCATTTTGTACCGTAACATTATAGGTACCTGATGCTACTGTAAATGTAGTTTCAGTCTGGAAATCAATACCGTTAATGCTGTATTCCAAATTGGCACCTAGTGGAGCAGTAACTTCAATAGTTCCATTTGGTTCCGTACATGTTGGCTGCGTTAGGGTAGTGGTTGCTACAGCAGGAGCATCTGGTGCATTATTTATAATTATATCTCCAGTTACTGATGTACATCCGTTAGTATTTAAAACAGTAACGTTGTACGTACCTGCCGGAACTGTAAAGCTAGTTCCTGCTTGGAAGTCTACACCATTAATACTATACTCTAAGCCTAAAGGTGCTGTTATTTGAATAGTACCATTTGGCTCGGTACATGTAGGTTGCGTTATAGTTGTTGTTGCTATAGCTGGTGCATCTGGAACAGGGTCTATTGTAATATCTGCAGTTACCGATGTACACCCATCAGCATTTTGTACTGTAATGTTATAGGTGCCTGATGCTACTGTAAATGCAGTTTCAGTTTGGAAATCGGTACCGTTAATGCTATACTCCAAATCGGCACCTAGTGGGGCAGTAACCTCGATAGTTCCGTTTGGCTCTGCACATGTAGGTTGTGTTACCGTTGTAGTTGCTACAGCAGGATCGTCGGGTGCATCGTTTATAATAATATTTGTGGTGGTAGAAACACAGCCTTCAGTATTTTGTACCGTAACATTGTATGTTCCTGGCGCTACTGTAAATGTAGTTTCCGCTTGGAAGTCCAAGCCGTTAACGCTATATTCTAAATCGGCACCTAGTGGAGCGGTAATCTCAATAGTTCCGTTTGGTTCCGTACAGGTGGGTTGTGTTACTGTTGTAGTTGCAAATGCTGGTGCGTCTGGTATTGGATCTATCGTTGCAGGTATTGTAGAAATACATCCTGCTGATGATTGTACGTATATGGTATAATCTCCAGGTGCGAGATTACTAAAGGTATTCGTTGCGCTGTAAATAATTCCGTCAAGGCTATACGTAAGGTCGTTACCTACAGCAGGTGTCGCTTCTATAGAGCCTATTGGTACTGAGCAAGTAGGTTGTGTTTCTACTACAATGGCTATAGGTAGGGGCGAAACAGTAAGCTGTGCAGCATTGCTAATGAGTGTACAACTAGCAGATGTTATTTCGCAGTAGTATTGTGTAATATCTAAATCAATATCGGCATTAGTTATGGATAGTGTATTGGTTGTGGCACCCGAAAATTGAGCGTTGTCTACAATATTTGCCCAGTTTCCGAATTCATCAATTGTTTTCCACTGGTAGGTAAAACCAGTATCATTACTTACCTCCACAGTAAACGAAGCATCTTCTGCCTCACATATACTTTCACTCGAGGGATGTGTCGATATGGTAGATGTTATTACTGCACTATGCATGCCTAAATCATCACAACTATTACCAGAAAAACTCCAGTCGCTATTATTGTATATTGAATTGGGTGCGGTAGCATCAGCATCTCTAATTACTGTGTATCCCGTGTTGTTAGGAGCCCTCGCGATATCAATAATAGCTCCATTCTTTTTCAGTTTAAATTCGTCGTTAGCATTAATACCTTGACCAATACTTGCATCAAAAGGTATAGGACACCCTATAACTCCTGTACCATAACTTCGTACTATATAGGTGGAGTTTGCTTGAATACTCCCTGGTAATGTTAAAGTAGCAGTTGGGGCACCGCCTACATCTCCAGCTCTTTCGAGTGTGTATTGCCCTCCAAAAACTATTTCACTATCTGTAGGGTTGTAAAGTTCTATAACACCATAGCTACCAGGTGTATGATCGTAAAGTTCGGATATAAATACCTCTGGCAATGCTCCTGTAGGAGGGCAGTTTGAATTTAAAAAGGTGTAAACAGGCGTATCCGCTTCGCAACCGTCAGTAGTAACTGTAATTACTCCAGATGTTGCCATTGGTGGTGCTAATACTTTTATTTCGGTATCTGATACTACGGTAAAACCTGACGATTCTACACCGTTAAAAAATACTGATGTTGTCCCTGCACCTGCCTCAAAACCACTACCAATAATGGTAACTACTGTTTCTGTAGGCCCCGTTGTAGGTGCTATGCTTGTTATTGTAGGCGGAGTACAAGGTTCTGTAATTGTTCCGTTAATTTCAAAATTATCAAGTGTAAACGTACCAGGTGCACCAAATGCATCGTTTAACGTAATTACCACGTTAACTGTTCCTGTTAATCCTACTACGGGGTTTAATACGTTGGTTTCGCCTATACTTAGTCCTATTATTGGTATGGCAC
The Flavobacterium litorale genome window above contains:
- a CDS encoding T9SS type B sorting domain-containing protein, with product MKKIITRLTPTGLLPILCMFLYLSTNAQVYQHDFGTTPITSYPYTATPTIVDADILNSSWTNNIGLWTSYTGETGQGLGHGNATAGSTLTLTFDVAAGKQLDVTSFNFWRVRSATGAQNWSMTINDIAVGNGAIPIIGLSIGETNVLNPVVGLTGTVNVVITLNDAFGAPGTFTLDNFEINGTITEPCTPPTITSIAPTTGPTETVVTIIGSGFEAGAGTTSVFFNGVESSGFTVVSDTEIKVLAPPMATSGVITVTTDGCEADTPVYTFLNSNCPPTGALPEVFISELYDHTPGSYGVIELYNPTDSEIVFGGQYTLERAGDVGGAPTATLTLPGSIQANSTYIVRSYGTGVIGCPIPFDASIGQGINANDEFKLKKNGAIIDIARAPNNTGYTVIRDADATAPNSIYNNSDWSFSGNSCDDLGMHSAVITSTISTHPSSESICEAEDASFTVEVSNDTGFTYQWKTIDEFGNWANIVDNAQFSGATTNTLSITNADIDLDITQYYCEITSASCTLISNAAQLTVSPLPIAIVVETQPTCSVPIGSIEATPAVGNDLTYSLDGIIYSATNTFSNLAPGDYTIYVQSSAGCISTIPATIDPIPDAPAFATTTVTQPTCTEPNGTIEITAPLGADLEYSVNGLDFQAETTFTVAPGTYNVTVQNTEGCVSTTTNIIINDAPDDPAVATTTVTQPTCAEPNGTIEVTAPLGADLEYSINGTDFQTETAFTVASGTYNITVQNADGCTSVTADITIDPVPDAPAIATTTITQPTCTEPNGTIQITAPLGLEYSINGVDFQAGTSFTVPAGTYNVTVLNTNGCTSVTGDIIINNAPDAPAVATTTLTQPTCTEPNGTIEVTAPLGANLEYSINGIDFQTETTFTVASGTYNVTVQNADSCTSVTGDIVINPVPNAPAIATTTLTQPTCTETNGTIEITAPIGAALEYSINGTDFQTGTTFTAAAGTYNITVMNADGCTSVTGDIVIDSAPNAPAIATTTVTQPTCTEPNGTIEVTAPIADVMFYSINGVDFQLGTTFTVAPGTYNVTVQNSAGCTSVTGNIVINPVPDAPAVATTTLTQPTCTEPNGTIEITAPIGADLEYSINGTDFQAGTTFTVPAGTYNVTVRNASACISVTGNIVINPVPDGPAPATVTVTQGDCTTPSGTIEVTTPLGADLEYSINGTDFQAATTFTVPAGTYNVTVRNNDGCTSISEGIIVNPAPGTPDVASVIVTQPNCTIPEGIIEITAPLGNNLQYSINGIDFQDAPTFTVAEGVYIVTVRNEGNCISETASIVINNAPDVPEIATTTVTQPTCTTTNGVIEVTAPIGANIKYSIDGTTFQDTRFFTVTSGTYTITVRSSNGCTSVTDTIIVNDLPDTPVATTIEGCTDTTFGQNYVLEVEALNNSFDASTASYTWFNTDNEEVGSNQSTFNVSQYVLNNSINAGDYPLNFSVTITTDKGCIVSYSFEVVTTYCSIPKGISPNNDNRNDTFDLTGLNAQKVVIYNRYGKEIYSRNNYRNEWEGQTNDGDEVPTGTYFYMIETNNDSHTGWVYVNREEN